The proteins below are encoded in one region of Gambusia affinis linkage group LG07, SWU_Gaff_1.0, whole genome shotgun sequence:
- the fer1l4 gene encoding fer-1-like protein 4, translating to MSISVDLKRIFNLPGRSDRKVELSFRGFTHKTRAPQCENVAIFNEHFRWPHYGKEITEELLSISVYNCSKFFSNRLLGQLVISLQHVVTSGKLVLREHLTDANYSLTDIIIELDIRFHPLEGVAGHWEGLDFLEVEDSDESALVIRNDEFDDIERGSIVSRNDHLEKDARRLGQSLIRTGDEDEDDEDYDYDDDLVEMETCDITLTPLRSRYRPLTRTAVAAMPRVQSFQVNVNILEAQKLVGVNISPAVFIRVGSQKKHTATQKSTNCPFYNENFQFEFQEAPQIFFDEVIEIKVFHRRTLAFLMTHIGTFKIDISTVYSQPDHRFYQRWAPLTDPTDTRSGVKGYVRASLSVLMKGDALRMPSLSKGSSSGSSEDIEKHLLLPRGMPSERPWARFRVRIYRADGLPTMEAGLMAKMSVTDRAVFIDPYVQVTFAGQQGETSVASATSYPVWNEEISFIEQFPPLAQRIRIQLLDDAKMGDIALAMHFLDLQQISDPTRNGFNPTFGPNWVNLYGSPQNSTLGDVHQALNEGLGEGIFYRGRILLALSMEVYSSPSTIPRDTGSVAAVKVKGALGKFGRKKKKSSKKEKKEATSAPSGLDDEAGETGVEVPESVTVEVEEIHPLPEGYLGQKEEFLLFASLFEVTMIDPTVGTKPLTFELSIGNYGKAVGVGRSKKSQSREELRRSREDLAEERHGLLESEDELDREEMTNPEPENRSVSSAMRPQPTDYDRSFKCIQLQAPSSNLKPCLYVWSQFEDHSFRLYQANWLSKMADRLEIGLNQVEIYLRRPKSKAKEILTEVLLELVTCCKQFSAFTDRRSQSRPNSLDKCRREFIKKNLVALARQAVRVRRKITRNKTKEHLMESWKILRKLRQLAVEPQSTIPDAFLCLLNGSKRLAYVRIPAHSILFSLVEEQKGRDCGRITTLYMKSPGCSPSEIFAKLEVYLWLGPVKYSKEAINSLPEEFMPIYEDMEVEETQRELPVEGRRKFPVSLSCQDSRYFQLRCHLYQGRGLMAADDDGLSDPFAKVVFSTQCQVTRVLSDTLSPSWCECLLFDKVLLEGTKEQFQKDPPLIIINIYDHDTMGSPKPLGRAYAEPEFKTVEQFYEKPRLQFYDVSRGRVPAGELLAAFELIELDYSAFGEPRLPVSVDPQELIYDDEQKHYVIPEGVRPVLKTFRIEVLFWGLRELKRVQLFEVERPQVRVECAGQQLESEEIQSYKTNPNFKEVVRYIDVELPEESYLHPPLTVFVVEHRAFGHLALVGSHVVQNLMNYAPRECGGEEEQEKEPKPKVRHNSKKINPLTSVKNMRLSGLPIKHSKIPINPMKIVNAPLKKLKRKAEELEEEAPEKEELDWWSKYYASLEELEKLAAEREQMEEEAETDGVNLTMANIEEEEEDAEVEEIEPPKRKKIATLKLYEGDLESEFSDFQDWLQIFPLCKGQAITEDIEEGDEERLMGKYKGSFLVYPIDVEDIDDTTCQITKGIPKNSPAKVLVRVYIVKATGLAPTDPNGKADPYIVVKVGDQCLDSKDRYIPKQLNPTFGEVFELTVSFPLETELVITVMDHDLVGADDVIGETRIDLENRFYSRHRASCGLALYYDTDGYNKWRDAKKPSTILAELCRKNGIPSPEYRTSEVKVLNMIFKIPPDAIPEGLLKKNERSPEEEAEIEEHASLNVLQCWGEMREFLPGAVPLVPEHVEIRSLQNQDNPGLPQGYLHMWVDMFPTDIPAPPAVDIKPRLPELYELRVIVWNTDDVFLDDVNPFTGDPSSDIYVKGWIKGLEGDKQETDVHFNSLTGEGNFNWRFVFRFDYLPTEKEVVYKKKESIFSLEESEFRQPAVLTLQVWDYDRISANDFLGSIELSLSSMVRPAKTSSKCTIEMAMDQASPRFSIFRAKKMKGWWPLVRLKTAEDFEREEKEKMEAKKKGHKKKKTKDKRSQMSKEDIQYTDSLGNTYLLMGKVEAELQLVALEQAEANPVGRGRKEPEPLEKPNRPTTSFNWFINPMKTFVFLIWKNYKKYIIALVILIILTLFLVLILYTLPGEISSLIVNG from the exons ATGTCCATCAGTGTGGATCTGAAGAGGATCTTCAACCTGCCAGGACGTTCAGACAGAAAGGTTGAACTCTCCTTCAGAg GTTTCACTCATAAAACCAGAGCCCCACAGTGTGAGAATGTTGCCATCTTCAACGAG CATTTCCGTTGGCCCCATTATGGTAAAGAGATCACAGAAGAGCTTTTGTCTATCAGCGTTTACAACTGCAGCAAATTCTTTTCCAACAG aCTGCTCGGTCAGCTTGTTATTAGTCTGCAGCATGTAGTTACCTCCGGGAAGTTGGTGCTTCGAGAACATCTGACTGATGCCAACTACAGCCTGACTGAT ATTATTATAGAGCTGGACATTCGGTTCCATCCACTGGAGGGAGTAGCAGGACATTGGGAGGGACTGGACTTTTTGGAAGTTGAAGACAGTGATGA ATCAGCTCTGGTCATCAGGAATGATGAATTTGATGACATTGAGAG AGGGTCCATTGTGTCTCGCAATGATCATCTGGAAAAAGATGCTCGTCGTCTTGGTCAGAGCCTGATCCGGACTGGCGATGAAGACGAAGATGATGAGGATTATGATTATGATGATGACCTTGTGGAGATGGAGACCTGTGACATCACTTTAACTCCTCTCAGGAG TCGTTACAGACCCCTGACTAGAACTGCGGTTGCAGCTATGCCCAGAGTCCAGAGTTTTCAG GTGAATGTGAACATCCTGGAGGCTCAGAAGCTTGTTGGTGTGAACATCAGCCCTGCAGTTTTTATCAGAGTTGGAAGTCAGAAAAAGCACACAGCAACACAGAAATCCACTAACTGCCCATTCTACAACGAG AATTTCCAGTTCGAGTTTCAGGAGGCTCCTCAAATCTTCTTTGACGAAGTCATAGAAATAAAG GTATTCCATAGACGGACCTTGGCCTTCCTGATGACCCACATTGGGACCTTTAAGATTGACATCTCCACCGTGTACAGTCAGCCAG ACCACCGTTTCTATCAGAGGTGGGCTCCTCTCACCGACCCAACCGACACCAGGTCAGGAGTGAAGGGGTATGTCCGGGCCAGTCTTAGCGTGCTGATGAAAGGAGATGCTCTTCGGATGCCCAGTCTATCAAAGGGCTCCTCTTCTGGAAGCAGCGAGGATATAGAAAA acATCTGTTACTTCCTCGTGGTATGCCGTCTGAGCGTCCATGGGCTCGGTTTCGTGTTCGGATCTACAGAGCTGACGGTCTCCCAACCATGGAAGCAGGGCTGATGGCAAAGATGTCCGTCACTGATCGGGCGGTTTTTATTGACCCCTACGTACAGGTGACCTTCGCTGGACAGCAG gggGAAACATCAGTCGCCAGTGCCACCAGCTACCCAGTATGGAATGAAGAAATCTCCTTTATTGAGCAGTTTCCTCCACTGGCACAGCGAATCAGAATCCAGCTCCTTGATGATGCCAAGATGGGAGACATAGCTTTAGCTATGCACTTTCTGGACCTCCAACAGATATCTGATCCCACCAGGAATG GATTTAACCCAACCTTTGGTCCAAATTGGGTTAATCTTTATGGTTCTCCACAGAACTCCACCCTGGGAGACGTCCACCAg GCCTTAAACGAGGGTTTGGGTGAAGGGATCTTCTATCGAGGTCGAATCCTCCTGGCTCTCTCCATGGAAGTTTATTCCTCTCCATCCACCATCCCCAGAGATACAGGCTCTGTTGCAGCCGTAAAG GTGAAAGGAGCACTTGGTAAGTTTGGacgaaagaagaaaaagagcagcaagaaagaaaaaaaggaag CAACTTCAGCTCCAAGTGGATTAGATGATGAGGCTGGAGAAACAGGAGTTGAGGTACCAGAGTCTGTTACTGTGGAAGTTGAGGAGATCCATCCTCTGCCTGAG GGTTATCTGGGACAGAAGGAGGAGTTTCTGCTGTTTGCGTCTTTGTTTGAAGTGACAATGATAGACCCGACAGTAGGAACAAAACCACTAACCTTTGAACTCTCCATAG GAAATTATGGCAAGGCAGTGGGAGTTGGGAGATCTAAGAAAAGCCAGAGCAGGGAGGAGTTGAGGAGGAGCAGAGAAGATCTGGCTGAGGAAAGACATGGTTTGTTGGAGTCAGAGGATGAGCTGGACAGAGAGGAGATGACAAATCCTGAACCTGAGAACAGATCTGTGTCTTCTGCCATGAGACCCCAGCCCACTGACTATGACAG gtcatttaaatgtattcaacTTCAGGCCCCATCATCAAACCTAAAGCCTTGTCTGTATGTCTGGAGTCAGTTTGAAGATCACAGCTTTCGTCTCTATCAGGCCAACTGGCTTAGCAAGATGGCCGACAGGCTG GAGATTGGTCTCAATCAGGTGGAAATTTATCTGCGGAGGCCAAAGAGTAAAGCAAAGGAGATTTTGACTGAGGTGTTACTAGAGCTGGTGACGTGTTGCAA ACAGTTCAGCGCTTTCACAGACAGGAGATCACAGTCCCGTCCCAACAGCCTGGATAAATGCAGGAGAGAGTTTATCAAAAAGAATTTG GTTGCACTAGCCAGACAGGCAGTCAGAGTCAGGCGAAAGATtaccagaaacaaaaccaaagagcaTTTGATGGAAAGCTGGAAAATCTTAAGGAAGCTTCGACAACTGGCTGTAGAG CCCCAGAGCACCATCCCagatgcttttctttgtttacttaATGGAAGCAAACGACTGGCTTACGTCAGGATTCCTGCCCACTCCATCCTTTTCTCACTGGTGGAGGAGCAGAAGGGACGGGACTGTGGCCGCATCACCACTCTCTACATGAAG TCTCCAGGATGCTCCCCAAGTGAAATCTTTGCAAAGCTGGAGGTGTACCTGTGGCTTGGTCCTGTCAAGTACAGTAAGGAGGCAATCAACAGCCTACCAGAAGAGTTCATGCCAATCTATGAGGACATGGAGGTggaggaaacacagagagaacTTCCTGTGGAGGGAAGGAGAAAGTTTCCTGTCAGTCTGTCCTGCCAGG ACAGCAGATACTTCCAGCTGCGGTGTCACCTCTACCAGGGGCGTGGCCTTATGGCTGCAGATGACGATGGCCTGTCAGATCCGTTTGCAAAAGTGGTCTTCTCTACGCAGTGCCAGGTCACCAGG GTGTTGTCAGACACCCTCTCTCCTTCCTGGTGTGAGTGTTTGTTGTTTGACAAAGTTCTGCTAGAAGGAACGAAGGAGCAATTTCAGAAAGACCCACCTCTCATTATCATCAATATCTATGATCATGACACAATG GGCAGCCCAAAGCCTCTGGGCCGAGCTTATGCAGAGCCTGAGTTTAAAACTGTGGAGCAGTTTTATGAAAAGCCCAGACTTCAGTTCTATGATGTCAGCAGAGGCCGGGTTCCCGCTGGAGAGCTGCTGGCTGCCTTTGAGCTCATTGAGCTTGACTACTCTGCTTTTGGAGAG CCTCGCCTCCCTGTCAGTGTGGATCCTCAGGAGCTGATCTACGatgatgaacagaaacattACGTCATTCCAGAGGGAGTCCGACCTGTTCTGAAGACCTTCAGAATCGAG gTGCTGTTCTGGGGTCTGAGGGAGCTGAAGAGGGTACAGCTGTTTGAGGTGGAGCGTCCACAGGTGAGGGTGGAGTGCGCAGGACAGCAGCTGGAATCTGAAGAGATCCAGAGCTACAAGACCAACCCGAACTTTAAGGAAGTGGTCCGCTACATCGATGTg GAGCTTCCAGAGGAGTCCTACCTTCACCCCCCTCTGACAGTGTTTGTGGTGGAGCATCGGGCATTCGGTCACCTTGCTCTGGTTGGGTCCCATGTTGTCCAAAACCTCATGAACTATGCTCCACGGGAATGTGGAGGGGAAGAGGAACAAGAAAAAGAACCAAAACCTAAAG TGAGGCATAATTCAAAGAAGATAAACCCTTTGACTTCAGTGAAGAACATGAGACTTAGCGGATTGCCAATCAAACATTCAAAAATTCCCATTAACCCCATGAAGATAGTTAAT GCTCCCCTGAAGAAGCTGAAGAGAAAGgcggaggagctggaggaagagGCTCCTGAGAAAGAGGAGCTGGACTGGTGGTCCAAGTACTATGCATCATTGGAGGAACTGGAGAAACTG GctgcagagagagaacaaaTGGAGGAAGAAGCAGAGACAG ACGGTGTAAATCTGACCATGGCAAACattgaagaagaggaggaagatgctGAAGTGGAAGAGATCGAGCCTCCTAAACGCAAAAAGATTGCCACACTAAAG ctgTACGAGGGCGATCTGGAGTCAGAGTTTAGTGACTTTCAGGACTGGCTTCAGATCTTCCCCCTGTGTAAAGGCCAAGCCATCACTGAGGACATTGAAGAGGGTGATGAGGAGAGGCTGATGGGAAAATACAAG GGTTCCTTCTTGGTTTATCCCATCGATGTGGAAGACATAGATGACACCACATGTCAGATCACCAAAGGAATTCCTAAAAATTCACCTGCCAAAGTCTTGGTCAGAGTTTACATCGTCAAG GCTACCGGCTTGGCTCCCACTGACCCGAACGGTAAAGCTGACCCTTACATTGTTGTGAAGGTGGGAGATCAGTGCTTGGACTCCAAAGATAGATACATTCCCAAACAGCTCAACCCAACATTTGGAGA GGTGTTTGAACTCACAGTGTCCTTTCCCCTGGAGACGGAGTTGGTTATAACTGTCATGGACCATGATCTGGTTGGGGCAGATGATGTTATTGGAGAGACTCGGATTGATTTGGAGAACCGGTTCTACAGCCGCCATCGGGCCTCATGTGGTCTCGCTCTTTACTATGATAC CGATGGTTACAATAAGTGGCGTGATGCAAAGAAACCATCAACAATCTTGGCTGAGCTCTGCAGGAAGAATGGCATCCCGTCTCCAGAGTACAGAACATCTGAAGTCAAAGTCCTCAACATGATCTTCAAAATACCACCAGATGCCATACCTGAAG gtCTGCTGAAGAAGAATGAGCGGTCTCCAGAGGAAGAGGCAGAGATAGAGGAGCATGCATCCCTGAATGTGCTGCAGTGCTGGGGGGAGATGAGGGAGTTCCTCCCTGGAGCCGTTCCTTTGGTTCCGGAACATGTGGAGATCCGGTCCCTGCAGAACCAGGACAATCCTGGACTCCCTCAG GGGTATCTTCATATGTGGGTGGACATGTTTCCCACCGATATCCCAGCACCGCCTGCTGTTGACATAAAACCTCGTCTCCCTGAACT GTATGAGCTGCGTGTGATCGTCTGGAACACCGATGACGTGTTTCTGGATGATGTCAACCCTTTCACCGGCGACCCGTCTTCTGACATCTATGTTAAGGG ctGGATAAAAGGCCTGGAAGGAGATAAACAGGAAACTGATGTCCACTTTAACTCCCTGACTGGAGAAGGAAACTTCAACTGGagatttgtttttaggtttgatTACCTTCCCACAGAG AAAGAAGTGGTGTACAAAAAAAAGGAGTCCATCTTTTCCCTGGAGGAGTCGGAGTTTCGCCAGCCGGCTGTTCTGACGCTTCAGGTGTGGGACTACGATCGCATCTCAGCCAATGACTTTCTAG GGTCCATAGAGCTCTCCCTCAGCAGCATGGTGCGACCGGCAAAAACGTCCAGCAAATGCACAATTGAAATGGCCATGGACCAGGCCAGTCCTCGCTTCTCCATCTTTCGAGCTAAAAAGATGAAGGGCTGGTGGCCACTGGTCCGCTTGAAGACGGCTGAGGACTTCGAaagggaggagaaggagaaaatgGAGGCTAAAAAGAAGggacacaagaagaaaaagaccaaGGACAAAAGAAGCCAGATGAGCAAAGAAGACATCCAATACACTGACAGTTTGGGCAATACTTACTTGTTAATG GGAAAggtggaggcggagcttcagctGGTGGCGTTGGAGCAGGCGGAGGCTAACCCTGTAGGGCGTGGACGCAAAGAGCCAGAACCTCTGGAAAAACCAAA cCGTCCTACCACCAGCTTCAACTGGTTCATCAATCCTATGAAGACCTTTGTCTTCCTAATCTGGAAAAACTACAAGAAATACATAATAGCCCTGGTCATCCTCATCATCCTGACACTCTTCCTTGTCCTGATTCTCTACACGTTGCCAGGAGAAATCAGCTCCCTCATCGTCAACGGATGA